aaaCCATACATCTACACTTATCAATTCCTCATATGAGACTGGCATTTAAGGACTTCAAATTCACAaaaccttccttctccctttttcctcaaCTCCTATTAAAAGCCATGGTGTGAATTTTTTGGCTTGGATACCAGAAAATTCTTCATATGATACTCTAAGAAAGGCAACTTCAAGGCAATGAAATAAGccaacaataaaacaaaaacattcacaactttgaagaaagaaaaaaagtggaccCACAGCAGTTACTTCTCAATAGAAGTGTTTGGTagcttgaggttttttttcttcaacattttAAAGTGTCAAATTTGCATATGTTTAGCTCAATTTCAATATTTGAAAGACTACTCAATTTGCTTTTATAAAAACTTtacaaaagatgtttttaaatgcttgtaAAAGTAAGCGTTTATCTACTGAGAAAATTCTAGTACCGGATAAAACTCTCTGAATATACAGCTGAAATCTTTTAACGTTTTTTCCTTACAAGTATAATGGCTGAGTGTATAATCTAGATAAATTAGTCTTACACATGATGAAAAGTTTTAACTTTGCACACTTTTTACCATgtgatgttttgctgctttgtaacTTCGAATGAGACAGTGCTTAGTAATTTTCTAGAGCTGGTGTACAGTGGTCTATAGGGGTTAGTTCATTGGTCACTGCCTCTGTCCAGGTTTTCAATCACCCTAGAAAGACGTATATTCAGAAGTCTGATCTGACTATCGAGGTGGTCCATCTTCTCCTCaaggctgctgttgctgtttcttcTCCAGTAAAATCCAACAGGCCCGGTCATGAAATAAACTGCTACaacaaagcagagaggcaggactGCATGTTCTGGATCACCTTCATATTTCTGGAGGATGTACACACACGAGAGGGTAAAAAGGGCAACCCTTGCAATCCAGAAAAAGCGACCAAACATCATATgcaggagagagaagaagaatCCAAGGAAGAGAGATAAAAACCAATAGGCAAGTAAAATGGCACCAATCAGTAGAAGAGCACGGGTTGGGTTGTTGGCAATTGCTGCTGGGCTGAAATAATGAGTCAAGTTGGaggctgaaaaacaaaggaaaatttataaaatattaattagagCATGTGAAGGTGACAAGGATAAAGATGCAAGCACAGCTACCAAAGGGCCATGCAGTGTGGTCATGACTGTGTTTTCTAAAAAAAGGGGTCAAGCTAGTTCATCCATTTCTGGATGGACCTTTTCAAATCACTGGCTCATGTCTAATGTTGCTGTTGAATTAATTCCATTAAATTACAGATGTTAAAGATTCTTTATGGAAAGACAAGCTGCCCTAGGGTGTAAGGTCAAAGTTCACATCAAGGATCAAGGATCTTTCTTTGGTAAAGTTGTATTCTAAAGGCTCTCGTATTATACCTTTCCTTCTAGTCCTCCCTTACGTCCCTTTCCTGCCCATTTCCAGCCATTTACTGATGATCAGCCATAAAACAGCAATGATCTCTGTACTGAATTTTAGAGAGATCCTGTAGATACATATACAGAAACAGCATGGTTGTTTCAGTCCTCTTATTTGAGAGACTAAGAGCAAAATTAAAGCCATATAAAGTGGACAGAGATACCACTGACAGATGTTTTATAAAGCGTGATTAAACAAAGTAGTTATTTTCCCGCTAAGCCTACGCTTGTGAACACTGATATCTGCTGATATACTTCAAGGGTAAACAGGCATCACGCTTACCGTCAATTCCAAGAACATCTAATAGATCAGTCCATATTCTCCAGAATGTGTCCATTAATATATCCACCCCATTCACAAACCTCTCAGTCAGCCTTgagaaaaactgagaaataaaattggaagaaaaaaaaaaaacttaaacacACTTTGAAATGTAATAGTCATAAGTAGACTGGTAACTCGTGAGACAAGAACTGCAGACTATTCTGAAGTCCCCAAGGAAAAAATATACGTtaactcttaatttttttcaagtatgTGAATCATAAATATACTCAGTAAAATGGGTCCTCACTCTAGGTATTTTGACATGTAACATTACCTGCtaacaggattttaaaaagcactttattCACCTATGACTGTTCTGAAGTTTAAAGGAAACACTATTACGAGCAATGGACGTCGGTAAAGTGCTCTAGAGGGTCACAGTTTTATGGAGCAACTGCGAGACGTCCCCATCATCACGTCCCAACGTCTCGAATGCATTTTCAAGTAAATTTAACCATATTTATCCCTTCTCTCCTCAGCCAGTAGGAAAAACGGCAGCCGAACTGACGCCAAGCCCGCTGGCCCTAGCGAGCACCGCGCTGCTCACGCAGAGCCGCAGCGCCAGggctcggccgcccgcgcctctcccgcccgccgcctcccgtAACCGTTATTTATAGATTTATCTGGTTTTTAACGGTTTGCTCCGCGCCAAGCCTCGCCTCCCGCTTGCTTTCTCTAAgccttcccccacacacacacacgcgcggcCCCTCGCAGGCGCCGCGGGtccagcgccgagcaccgcgccGAGGGGGGAACGGGCTCccccggggcgcgggcagggcggcgccggcccccgccaGGGCTCCGCGGGGAAAGGGGCGCCCGGGCGgacggggggggcggcgggcgcctcACCTTCTGCAGGGCCCGCACGTTGTCCTCGCCGAAGAGGCCGCTGACGCCCTGGTAGAGGCCgctggcggcgcggcgcaggCTGTTCTGCTtctcggcgccgcggccccgcgctgcccaggcgccgcgcggcgccgcgccgcccagcagcagggcgagcagggccagcagccgcagcgccggcagccgccccgccgccatggccgcccgcgctgcgccccgcgccccgcagcgccgccgtTGCGGCGACCcctggcggccgcgcgggggaAGCGCCGCCAGCCGCGCTCGCgccgccccttcccgccctttcggGTCAGGTATAGCGCGCGCGGTGTATACGGTAAATACGGTTGTCCAACCGTCACCTCGAGCGGAAAGGTTCCCAGATCAGGGACATCCCAGATCCTCAAGCGGCCCTTGATCCTCGGGGCGATTGCTGGGGTCACAGGATGGCGATTTCGGCGGGAAGGGGCGCCCCGAGGTCGCCCAGCGCAGCCCCCTGCGCAGAGCAGGTCCCATCcgagcaagttgctcagggctgtgtcccgTTGAGGCtagaacacctccaaggatggagatcacacaacctctctgggcaacctgtctcACTGTTTAACCATCCacctggtaaaaaaaaaaaattcctcatacATAATCGGGATTTCCTGGGTGCCAAcctgtgtctgttgcctcttgcgCTATCACGGCacacctctgagaagagctgGGCTCCATTTTCTCTGTGTCCTACGATCAGGTGGTTGCGGGCACAGAGAAGGTCTTGCCCTCAATCCCTCCGCCCAAACGATCTCGgctccccccacctctcttcaGACGTCCTGGGCTCCGGCCACCACCGGCCCGGTGGCCTCCGTCAGCATGTCAACACCCTCCTTGTACCGGGGAGCCCAAAACGACACCACTCCAGGTGCGGTCTCACAAATGCCGatcagaggggaaggatcactccCCTCAGCTGCTGGCTGCACTGGCCGCCTTTGCTCCGCAGACATCTCTGCGAGGGGGAACCCTGGACCTGCCATTCCCTGTGGGCAGCCTGGTGATGTTTGCAGGTTTACGCCCCAGGTGGCAATCTGACTGTACAAGTCGAATGTCAAAAAACTACATTGATCTTTTCAGTGCAATAACAACTTCAGATCGAGGGGCTCTGAATGCCTCTTGTGCCCTTTATATATGCTGAAACTCCGTGCACTTAATGGTGTGACTCCCTCTTCTGGCAGGTTTCGTACTGATCTTTCTTGAGGAGTCAGACCAACGAAAAACTAGCTGAGAAGTGCAAGTTAGATAACGCTATCAGCTCCTTCTGCATAGTGAAACCCAACCAGGATGTTAGCAGAGTGAGGCAAGTAAGTATCCCAGCAGttagaaaagcattttattgcCTCTGTGCAATATTTTGATATACACTttgattcatcttttttttttttttttttttttttgcctgagttAGAGAAGACATGAACACAGCTGTGgtgatatataaaaaaataattcataggCTGTAGGGTAGATTCTGCAGCAAGTGATGATGTGACCTGGGGCAGAATATATTTGCTAAGTAGCCCAACAGTATGTTCAAGGCATGGGAAATCCTGATTTTGCACCCTGTGTCCTTGATGTTTTAGCCTCATAGCTGGGCCTAAGTCTGATTGCTTAGTAGTCGAGCAGACACGTAGAATATAGCCTTCTTGATTATTGTCTTATCCCCCAGTTTTAGTCTGGACGAAATGCTTCTTTTCACATTTAGCAGACTGGCCTAGACCTTTTAGCTTATCTGTGCTTGGCCCTGAAAGAGTTGGCCCAGATCCAGGAAAGTACTTAggctctttttttatttcagtaggaTATTGAGGCTTTGCATCTTTATAAATCTTGCGCTTGGTCCTTTCAGTCTCATACAGGATGGCCTTGAAATTGCTGATGTGTTAATGCTTGTGTATATTTTGAAGTCTATTTCATACTCTTACAAAACAGTTTTGGTAATTGATGAAAGGTATTTCTGAGGTTCTTACGAGGTTTCCAGTTACATAATCTCAGTGTTACGCCATGATTAGATTCCCAACCCCTCGTAAGATGTCCACTTCTAGGGCATTTTGTGCAAGTGAAGAAGCTTGCAGTGCAAAAGCATTACTCTAATGTAATTCATCATGTCATGAGTGTTGTTCCTTGCACCAATTACAGTCTTTTGATTGACTTCCAGTTGGCATGGCCTTCTCTGAATCCCCTTGTGCTGGTTCTGATCCAGTGGGCATTGTTTCTGGGAATTTTGGAAAGTTCTTATTTCTGTATCTATGCAAGTCTCCGCAGTGGGTTCCTTCTCATAATCACTTCTGCAAAGAGTTTGTTGTTTCTTTCTATATATTCTTTACAGAGGCTTGGAAGCCTATTTTAGTGGCTGCCTTTGGAAGTCTGCGCTCATAGTTGTCCTTCGTATGAGGTCAGGATAATTTGGGAGTCTTCCCTGGTACTTAATTGATTTCCTGAGCTGTATCGATGAGCTTATTTCAGGTAAGTTAATCTCTCCATATCTACAGCTCTTATGAAATTATGCAATATTTTACCTTTCTCTTGTTTACATAAATGAAATCATGTCTGCTGCAAGGATACATTGCATCATGGCATGAAATATTGATCTAATATTTCTTTAACCACATTGAACTGTCTAATCAGGACAACTCTGTATCTTCTAGAAAAATCCTCAGTTGAGGGGCGTATTGGAGGAGCACTGCTGTACTTCTTCTATGCTTTCTGATCTTCACTAGAAACTAAATGACTTATTCAGCTGTGGAGATGTAATAACATTCTGAGTAACACTTGAAATGAAATGGGGTCTTCCAGACATCAAAAGAAAGTTTTATCAGAGCACGGAGTCCTCTCTTTTGtgattattttatattcaaaaaaATCAGCATAGCCTTTAAGAAAGCCGGCTGGTGTTATTGTGGACCAGTCCTTAACCTTACTGtgcattattttttctgtctttactccCCATTGCAGCCTCAACTCATCACGCCTGATTTCTTTATGACTGCTTGTCTTTTTAGGCCTTTCCTCTGCATGTTTTGCTGTTAGCTCTGTTAggctttttttgctctgtgtcattgcttcttttctttttttcttcttccctttctgcaaATGCATTTGATTTTACGTAATTCTGATTACTTGTATTCCTGACACCAGCTAGAGGTTGCAGAGATCCAGCATGTTACATGAGCCGGAGGTTTCTTATTCTTATACAGACCTTTTAACCAGCTCATGGCTACTGTGAATATAGGGTTTTCTAAAACTTTCCTAAATCTTTAGGTTTTCTAATCCAGGTTTCGGATCAGTGGATCACGATCAGCCCTCAGAATACAGCATAGACTGCCATGAGGTATTACCACAAAACTTTCAACTCAGAGGTCCAtgcattttattgtttgttttcatttcacagaCTGACTACAGATTAATTACCTCTTAGACCACAAACGAGGTGGTGctatcatcatcattattattgcTAATCATTTTTGAAGTGTCCTTTGAAAGGTCCTTAACCTagtctagaaaaaaataaacattatttttatttgtaacctATTATTACAATTATTAGGTACAAAATGAGGATTAAAAGGATCTGAAAAATGGTGAATTCCAGTTAATCTTATTCAGGCTGTTTCTCCCCAGTTATTCTAATCTACTTTCCAAACTATTTTTAGTAGTTGCTTCAGTCCTTTCAGTGCCCACATTCTTGTGAGAGGCTTATTtcgtttcctttttttttaattatgtttttattctCTAAAGCCAATTTCGAAAGAACTTTTGGATAGGGAAAAAGTGGAATCAGGTGACGAACATGGAGGAAGAAAAGATTATAAATAAGGATGTAATGGTAAAACTGCTGCTAATAAGTTAGAGGCTCGCTGTCAGGCTTTCCTAAAAGCACAGATTGTATCATCAAAATCCCAGTGCATCTCTTCCTCCTTGAACATTAAGTGGGTCGCTTCATTTTAAACTACAGCTCAGTGAGGTGAATATTTGGGTCCCTTCTCAGGTGATTTGTCTGTgatatctatatatatttttttatgtaGGCGTTGCTTTGGGGTGGAGGAAGGCTGCTGGTCTTAAACGGCTCTTAAAACGGATAATATGTTTAATTGGCAGCACGGAGGTGCCACGACCCCCTCAGGGCACCCTCAGACGTGTGGCGAAAGCTCAGGGTGCCCTGCCCGCCACTCCCAACGGGCAGGATGAGATCTGCCCTCCGATTGGGCGCACCTCCTCCTGCTGCGGCCGCTCATTGGCCGACAAAGAATAGCGCTTCCAAAACCTCTCCGCCGATTGGCTCCCGCCTGCGTCGGCTCTTGCGCGGTCAGCCTAGCCGTGAGGAGAGCGGGCTCTGGGCTGATGTGGGGCCAGGCGCGGCTCAGCCAAtggggcggcgcgggcccggccgccgtgCGCCGCGCGGATCCGTCCGCAGGGGGGGCCGGACCCTTCCCGCCTCCCGTGAGGGGACGGGCGAGGCGCCCGGGTCGCGGCTCtctcggggcggcgggg
This is a stretch of genomic DNA from Dromaius novaehollandiae isolate bDroNov1 chromosome 17, bDroNov1.hap1, whole genome shotgun sequence. It encodes these proteins:
- the BRI3BP gene encoding BRI3-binding protein, encoding MAAGRLPALRLLALLALLLGGAAPRGAWAARGRGAEKQNSLRRAASGLYQGVSGLFGEDNVRALQKFFSRLTERFVNGVDILMDTFWRIWTDLLDVLGIDASNLTHYFSPAAIANNPTRALLLIGAILLAYWFLSLFLGFFFSLLHMMFGRFFWIARVALFTLSCVYILQKYEGDPEHAVLPLCFVVAVYFMTGPVGFYWRRNSNSSLEEKMDHLDSQIRLLNIRLSRVIENLDRGSDQ